The window TACTTATCTACTATCCACAGGAAAAAAGCGCCATTATAGATAGGGTGGAAAATAACAGGTCTGCAGTAATAGAAGCCCTCTTCCTTTTGTCTAAGCCCTTAAGCGAGGTTTTTGAATCAATAGGAGAGATAAAAAACGGTAGAAACACTACTTTGGTACTAAAGCCTAAACTTAGAGATGAGGAGTTTCACAGGGTTTATGTAGAGCTTGATGAAGAAAACAACATAAAGTCCATAAAGATTGAAGACAAGGAAGGAACAACCACCACTGTGGAATTTTTGAGTGTGAGCAATAATTTTTCGCCTTCAGAGGACCTATTTAAGATCAAACTACCACAGGGTGTAAAGGTTAAGAAGTTATGAAGAAACAAGCAATAGATTTTTCCATAGAAAAGGCTTCAGAAAAAGATATGCAAGAGCTTGCACGGATATATCTAGAAGGCTACAAAGGGCTTGAAGAATATTCTTACACACACATGGATGATGTACTGGCTTATTTGAACTGGCTTTTTAGAAGGGATGTAGCAGGTATATTTGTAGCAAAGCATAACGGCAGGATCGTTGGTTTTGTAGCCAGTGATGGAAACTGGTTTAGCAAAAGGGAGGGCAAAGTAGTGGGTGCCATTCATGAGATTGTCGTACTTCCAGATTACAGGAACAAGGGTGTAGGTAAGGCTCTTGTAGAGAAAGCACTAGAGTACTTCAAAAGCAGAGGTCTTGACACCGCTGAGCTGTGGGTGGGGGAAGAAAATTATCCTGCTATAAATTTTTACAGATCTCTTGGTTTTGAAAGCAAAGACAGGTTCAATTACTGGATAAGGATGGTTAAAAAGATAGATAATTAAAGCTATGGCAGGTGGGGAGCTTATAGAAGAGCTAAAAAATGCACTCCGATCGGCTCAGGAAAGTATAAAGATAGTGTCTGCTTGGATAAAGGGGGACATCCTTGAAAGTCTTCTCCAAGATATCAGAGAAGATGTGAAGGTAGAGGTCTTCCTTAGGGCTGGAGAAAGGAAAGATATGGACATTACTGACTTTAGGGTTTTTAAGGCAGTCAGAAGCGTAAAGGGGAAAATATACCTAAACCCAAGGCTTCACGCTAAGTTCCTTATAATTGATGACAGTAGGGCTTTTGTAGGTTCTGCTAACCTCACTTATGCAGGAACACAGCAAGGTAATTTTGAGGCAGTTGTTGAGATCACAGACCCTATTAAACTCAAGGAACTTCTTCTTCTTTACCAAGCGCTAAAGGATGAATCTGAAGAGATACAGCAAGATACAGTCGCATTGGTCCTCTCCTCTGAAAACTCCCTATCCTCTCACGTCTTACTCCTTGAGGACCTTCCAGAACAGTGCTTTCTCAAAACACCAACAGAAAGGGGAATCTTACTCTGTAAGCTCATCGCAGTAAAGACCCAAGGCTTAGAAGAAAGTATTCTTTGGGGAAAGACTGCAGATAAAGACTGGCTTATAGCTTTTCTGAAAGCTTGTGCTAACGAAACAGGAAACCTAAAAATAGGTGAAGTAAGGATCATGTGCGAGTATAGGAAGGTAAAAGAAGAGGAGAAAGAGAGTTATTTTGGCGTACCTTTAAAACCTTTGAAAGTGGGAACACAACTTCTGAGAGTAAAAGGTGATGATCAGGACATGCAAAAGATCATGAGCATGAACCTTTCTGGATACCCTATGGAAAAAAAGGCTTTTGTAGGAAAAATACTCAACACGGATGTTGATGTTTATGTGGATATAACGAAGGTGTCCAGTATGCACATGGCAGTAATAGGCACCACTGGAGCGGGTAAAACCACATTTATCAGAAGACTCATAGAGCACGCACAGAGCGAAGGAATTCAGTTTTTCGTTATCGATGTTTTCGGAGAGTATTACGAGAAACTAAAAGTGAACAAAGAACGCATAGAGTATGTAAAGATACCTTATACCCTTTTTCCCATTCAAGCAGAAGACCTAAAAGACATCCTTAGGGCCTACGGTATAGGCATAGAAGAAAGAACAACAGAAGAAAAAGCATTCTTCACGAACCTCAGAAAGTATCTTAAACCAGACCTTGAGCTTATTTGCTACAAAGAGATGAACTTAGAGGAACTTCTTATTTCATCAGCTCCTACCTCTTTAAAGAGCCATGTAAAGGACTTTCTAAACGCCCTTATGCGGGATTTTGGTCCTGCCTCTGTAAAAAATCAGAAAGATGTTTACTTTATGCTTCTTGAGGGGCTAAGATCAAACAAGGATATAGTGGTATTTGACTTTAAAGATGTACTCAACCTTGATGCCAGAACAAACATGGTAGGATTACTCATGAAGGAGGTTTTTATACTTTCAAGGCTTGATGGCAAAAAAAGACTTGTGATACTTGAAGAAGCTCACAACTTTGCCCCAGAAAGGGGTGCTTTAGATGTACCTTTTGGCAGAGAAAACTTGTCTTACCTAATGGCAAAAAGGATAGCTTTAGAAGGTAGGAAGTTCGGTGTTGGCCTTATAGCTATAACCCAGAGGCCAGCTAATATAAGTAAGTACATACTTTCTCAACTGAACACTCAAGCAGTTTTTAGACTTATAACCAAAAACGACCTCGATGCAGTTTCTGTATTTTTCGGAGAAGGACAGATGGAACTTCTCAGGCTCCTACCCTCCTTAAGACCCGGAACGCTCTTCCTCAGTGGTATTGCAGTCCCCTTTAGCATGCTTGTAAGTATAGAACTTTAACCTAAAGGCTTTTTGAGATTGTCTCCAATATTTAGTTCATCAAAAAACTAAAGAGGTAAGAGCGCAACCAAGGAAGTCCGCACTGATTGCCTGGATTATCACTATAGTAGCACCAGTCTATCTGTGTTGTAAGTGTGTTAGTGTCTATACAGAGTAGTCTTGATCTTTGAAGTATAAGCACCCACATTTCCTCCCTTCAAAAGGCACTTGTTAAGGGGTTTAGAGCTCGTTTAAAAGGCTTGAGGCATTGACAGGCAACGCAGTAGGCGGTTTTGAGGAACATTTTCCCTACTTCTTGACGAAATTATAAGAAAAGTTTATATTCATTATAAGTGATCTAAATCAGTAAGTGAGTATTTAGTAAAGGAGGCAAGACATGAGAGAGATGACGAGGCGAGACCTTCTAAAGGTGGGTGGTCTTTCCCTTACCGCTATTGCGAGCCCATCTTTCGCTCTTAGGGTTATGGAACCTGTGGTAAAGGTGGAGAATCCTCTGAGCAGTTATCCCAACAGGGACTGGGAGAAGTTTTACAGAGACATTTTTAAATCAGAGACAACCTTCACCTTTTTATGCGCTCCAAACGATACTCACAACTGCCTGCTGACTGCTCATGTCAAAAATGGGGTGATAACAAGGATTGAGCCCTCTTACAAGTTTGGCGAGGCAACAGACATATACGGACTGAGAGCTTCTCACCGTTGGGACCCCAGATGTTGCAACAAAGGTCTTGCTCTAATGAGGAGGTTTTACGGAGATAGAAGGGTCAAGGGTCCTATGGTTAGGAAGGGTTTTTATGAGTGGTACAAGGCAGGATTTCCAAGGGACCCAAAAACAGGTAAACCCCCAGAAAAGTATTTCCAAAGAGGAAAGGATAAGTTTATAAAGGTCACATGGGATGAGGTTGCGGACATAATAGCCAAAACTATTATAAACATAGCCTCAACTTACAGTGGTGAGGAAGGAAGAAAGAAGCTTGAGGCACAGGGACATTATCCTAAGCCCATGCTTGATGCTATGGAAGGGGCTGGAACTAGGACTCTCAAGTTCAGAGGTTCCATGCCCTTTTTAGCTGTGGTGAGGTACACATCTCCCTATAGGTTTGCTAACATGCTTGCCATCTTAGATAGTCTTATAAGGGGAGTGGAACCGGATAAAGCCATTGGAGGGAGAGGCTGGGACAATTACGCTTTTCATACGGACCTTGCACCCGGTCATCCCATGGTCACTGGTCAGCAGAACACCGAATTTGACCTATGTATGTGGGAACACTCCAGGCTCATAATCCTATGGGGTATGAACCCTTTTACTACAAAAATGCCCGACTGTCATTGGCTCACGGAAGCTAGGATAAAAGGTTCAAAGGTTATAGTCATATCCAACGACTACTCACCCACAGCCAGAGCGTCCGATGAAGTGATAGTAGTAAGAACTGGCACCGATACCGCTTTGGCTCTCTCCATAGCCTATGTGATAATGAAGGAAAAGCTTTATCAGGATAGGTATGTCAAGAGCTTTACCGACATGCCTCTTCTTGTGAGAATGGACAATGGTAAGCTCCTCAGAGCAAGAGACTTAATACCCAACTACCAACCTAAGCCCCTCAAGAAGGCTGTTGTGTTCAAGCCAGGGGATCCGCTACCACCCTTTTACAAACAGGAGAAACAGTATATACCTGCGCCAATAAGAAACGATGACATGAATGACTTTGTCGTTTGGGACACGAAGACTAACTCACCAAAGGTCATAACAAGAGATGATGTGGGAGAAGATTTCTGGAAGCTGGGTATAGATCCCGCTCTGCACGGCACTTATAAGGTAAAAACTGTTGATGGTAAGGAGGTAGAGGTAAAGCCCCTATTTCAGGTGTACCTTGAGTTCTTTGGAAAGAACTATACACCCAAACAGGCTGAGTTGATAACAGGCGTTCCTGCAAAGAAGATAGAGAAGCTTGCAAGAGAAATAGCAGCACATCCGAGAAACCTCAAACTCGCTCAGGGAATGGGTGTGAATCAATACTTGCACGGGGATCTAAAAGACAGAGCCATGTACATGATATGTGCCCTGACTGATAACATAGGACACCCTACTGGAAACATAGGATCTTACGCAGGAAACTTTAGGTTAGCTCTCTTTAACGGTGCACCTCAATACCTTGCAGAAGACCCCTTCAATGTAGAGCTTGATCCTGAAAAGCCTGCAAAGGTGAGGTTTTATTGGAAGCCTGAGTCTGCACACTATTACTCTCACGATGACCACCCACAATACATGGGGGACCACCTCATAACGGGTAAGACCCATATGCCCACGCCAACCAAGTTTGTATGGTTTGTTGATGCTAACTCAATTCTTGGAAATGCAAAATGGAAGTACAACATCATAATGAACACTCTGCCCAAAATAGAGTGCATAGTGACCAATGAGTGGTGGTGGTCGCTCACCTGCGAATACTCAGACATAGTACTTGGGGTGGATGCTTGGAACGAGAATAAGTACTGGGACATAGCGGGTTCTGTAACAAATCCTTTTGTGTATGTCTGGCCCAAGACTGGACACAGAAGGTTCTTTGACACCAAAAATGACGCTGAAGCTTTTGCCCTTGTTGCTAATAGGCTTACAGAACTTACGGGGGACGAACGCTTCAGAAACTATTGGAAGTTCGTTTTGGAAGGCAAACAGGACATTGTGTACGTGCAGAGGGTTATAAACGCATCTTCCAATCTAAGAGGATACAAGCTTGAAGATATAGCCAAAAAGGCTCACGAAGGCATTCCTTCTCTCATAATGACGAGAAGCTATCCCAAATATGTGGGAGAAGACCAAACGAGAGAAAGCAAACCTTGGTACACCAAGAGCGGAAGGCTTGAATTCTATAGGGAAGAGCCCGAGTTTATGGACGCAGGAGAAAACCTACCTGTTTACAGAGAGCCTGTGGACTCCACTCACCACGAACCCAATGTGATAGTAGCAAGGCCCCACCCCCTTCTAAGACCTAAGAAACCGGAAGATTACGGTGTTAGCTCAAAAGAGGCTCTGCTTAACACCGAGTGGAGGCAAGCCAGAAATGTACTGGTAGAGCCTGAAAAGCTACCTGGTACCAAACATCCTCTAATGGTTACCTTTGGTGCAACGCACATAGTGCATACTCCCAAGTACAGACACTCCGCTCATACTACAACGGGAGACACGGATATAACGGTGCTTCTCTTTGGACCTTTTGGAGATATATACAGACACGACAAAAGAATGCCCTTTGTCTCAGAGGCTTATATAGACATAAACCCAAAAGACCTTGAAAAGATGGGTATAAAGGACGGTGATTATGTGTGGGTGGATGCAGACCCTCAGGACAGACCCTTTGTGGGATGGCAGAAAAGGCCTGATGATTACGAGGTAGGAAGACTGCTTTTGAGAGCCAGAGCTTCCAATAACACACCGCCGGGATGCGCCAAGATATGGTTTAACATGTACGGTTCTTCTCACGGTTCTGTCAGAGGTACAAAAGAAAATCCTAATGGACTTGCCAAAAATCCCGATACTGGCTACCAATCTCTTTACAGAAAGGGTAGCCATCAGTCTGTTACGAGAGGTTGGTTCAAGGCTACATTGCAAACGGATACCCTCATAAGGAAGAACCTTATGGGTCAGATAATAGGAAAGGGCTTTGAGTTAGATGTTCACGGTCTTATTGGAGCTCCAAGGGAAGGCTTTTGTAAGATAACCAAAGCCGAAGACGGAGGTATAGGTGGTAAGGGTGCGTGGAGACCTCTAAAGCTTGGCTTTAGACCTATGAACGCCAGTCAGTCTCTTAGAAGGTATGTAAAAGGCGATTTCATAAAGTGAGGAGGTTTAGTCATGGCTAAAGGTTTTAACTGGCAACTTGGCAGGGAGATAAACTATCCCTACGAGCCGAAAAGACCCAAAAGGCAGTTTGCGGTAGTTATGGACCTAAACAAGTGCATAGCCTGTCAGACATGCACCATAGCGTGCAAAACCACATGGACTCCGGGCAGGGGTCAGGAGTACATGCTGTGGAACAATGTGGAAACTAAGCCTTGGGGCTTTTATCCTCTTGGATGGGATGTTAAACTGCTTGAGCTTCTGGATGGGGATAAAAAGACTGTATTTGACGCACCGGAAGGGGAAAGGATACTGGGTTGGAAACCTGACGATCTTGACTGGATGTATCCGAACATAGGAGAGGACGAGGTGAACGAGCCTGTAGATATAGGAACTGTCATAGAATCTTTCCCCCACCCCATATGGATGTTCTACCTTCCGAGAATTTGCAACCACTGTACTTATCCAGCATGTGTTGCAGCATGCCCAAGACAAGCCATATACAAGAGGGAGGAGGACGGTATTGTTCTTATTGACGCCGAAAGGTGCGAAGGTTATCAGGAGTGTGTTAAAGCATGCCCTTACAAGAAGACCATGTTTAACTTCGTAGCGAGGATCTCCCAAAAGTGCATAGGTTGTTTTCCTCGCGTGGAGGAAGGCTTACAGCCTCAGTGTGTGATAACCTGTATAGGTAAGATAAGGCTCATGGGTTTTATAAACCCACCAGAAGGAGCAAGGCAGGAGAATCCCATAGATTTCCTCGTGCACATAAAGAAGGTTGCTCTTCCCCTCTACCCACAGACAGGACTTGAGCCCAATGTTTACTACATACCTCCCATCAATGTACCCTTAAGGTTCTTAAGGCAGATGTTTGGACAGGGAGCAGAGCATGCGGTGAAGACATATATGGCTATGAGAG of the Hydrogenobacter hydrogenophilus genome contains:
- a CDS encoding LolA family protein, producing the protein MRYLLLLFLPLLSFAQTLHLLEKKLEETKTIRVSFVQKVSYSWYPKPDISKGFFYAQRGGKFRIEYEQPERMLIVSDGRNILIYYPQEKSAIIDRVENNRSAVIEALFLLSKPLSEVFESIGEIKNGRNTTLVLKPKLRDEEFHRVYVELDEENNIKSIKIEDKEGTTTTVEFLSVSNNFSPSEDLFKIKLPQGVKVKKL
- a CDS encoding GNAT family N-acetyltransferase is translated as MKKQAIDFSIEKASEKDMQELARIYLEGYKGLEEYSYTHMDDVLAYLNWLFRRDVAGIFVAKHNGRIVGFVASDGNWFSKREGKVVGAIHEIVVLPDYRNKGVGKALVEKALEYFKSRGLDTAELWVGEENYPAINFYRSLGFESKDRFNYWIRMVKKIDN
- a CDS encoding helicase HerA domain-containing protein gives rise to the protein MAGGELIEELKNALRSAQESIKIVSAWIKGDILESLLQDIREDVKVEVFLRAGERKDMDITDFRVFKAVRSVKGKIYLNPRLHAKFLIIDDSRAFVGSANLTYAGTQQGNFEAVVEITDPIKLKELLLLYQALKDESEEIQQDTVALVLSSENSLSSHVLLLEDLPEQCFLKTPTERGILLCKLIAVKTQGLEESILWGKTADKDWLIAFLKACANETGNLKIGEVRIMCEYRKVKEEEKESYFGVPLKPLKVGTQLLRVKGDDQDMQKIMSMNLSGYPMEKKAFVGKILNTDVDVYVDITKVSSMHMAVIGTTGAGKTTFIRRLIEHAQSEGIQFFVIDVFGEYYEKLKVNKERIEYVKIPYTLFPIQAEDLKDILRAYGIGIEERTTEEKAFFTNLRKYLKPDLELICYKEMNLEELLISSAPTSLKSHVKDFLNALMRDFGPASVKNQKDVYFMLLEGLRSNKDIVVFDFKDVLNLDARTNMVGLLMKEVFILSRLDGKKRLVILEEAHNFAPERGALDVPFGRENLSYLMAKRIALEGRKFGVGLIAITQRPANISKYILSQLNTQAVFRLITKNDLDAVSVFFGEGQMELLRLLPSLRPGTLFLSGIAVPFSMLVSIEL
- the narG gene encoding dissimilatory nitrate reductase subunit NarH; amino-acid sequence: MREMTRRDLLKVGGLSLTAIASPSFALRVMEPVVKVENPLSSYPNRDWEKFYRDIFKSETTFTFLCAPNDTHNCLLTAHVKNGVITRIEPSYKFGEATDIYGLRASHRWDPRCCNKGLALMRRFYGDRRVKGPMVRKGFYEWYKAGFPRDPKTGKPPEKYFQRGKDKFIKVTWDEVADIIAKTIINIASTYSGEEGRKKLEAQGHYPKPMLDAMEGAGTRTLKFRGSMPFLAVVRYTSPYRFANMLAILDSLIRGVEPDKAIGGRGWDNYAFHTDLAPGHPMVTGQQNTEFDLCMWEHSRLIILWGMNPFTTKMPDCHWLTEARIKGSKVIVISNDYSPTARASDEVIVVRTGTDTALALSIAYVIMKEKLYQDRYVKSFTDMPLLVRMDNGKLLRARDLIPNYQPKPLKKAVVFKPGDPLPPFYKQEKQYIPAPIRNDDMNDFVVWDTKTNSPKVITRDDVGEDFWKLGIDPALHGTYKVKTVDGKEVEVKPLFQVYLEFFGKNYTPKQAELITGVPAKKIEKLAREIAAHPRNLKLAQGMGVNQYLHGDLKDRAMYMICALTDNIGHPTGNIGSYAGNFRLALFNGAPQYLAEDPFNVELDPEKPAKVRFYWKPESAHYYSHDDHPQYMGDHLITGKTHMPTPTKFVWFVDANSILGNAKWKYNIIMNTLPKIECIVTNEWWWSLTCEYSDIVLGVDAWNENKYWDIAGSVTNPFVYVWPKTGHRRFFDTKNDAEAFALVANRLTELTGDERFRNYWKFVLEGKQDIVYVQRVINASSNLRGYKLEDIAKKAHEGIPSLIMTRSYPKYVGEDQTRESKPWYTKSGRLEFYREEPEFMDAGENLPVYREPVDSTHHEPNVIVARPHPLLRPKKPEDYGVSSKEALLNTEWRQARNVLVEPEKLPGTKHPLMVTFGATHIVHTPKYRHSAHTTTGDTDITVLLFGPFGDIYRHDKRMPFVSEAYIDINPKDLEKMGIKDGDYVWVDADPQDRPFVGWQKRPDDYEVGRLLLRARASNNTPPGCAKIWFNMYGSSHGSVRGTKENPNGLAKNPDTGYQSLYRKGSHQSVTRGWFKATLQTDTLIRKNLMGQIIGKGFELDVHGLIGAPREGFCKITKAEDGGIGGKGAWRPLKLGFRPMNASQSLRRYVKGDFIK
- the narH gene encoding dissimilatory nitrate reductase subunit NarG; translation: MAKGFNWQLGREINYPYEPKRPKRQFAVVMDLNKCIACQTCTIACKTTWTPGRGQEYMLWNNVETKPWGFYPLGWDVKLLELLDGDKKTVFDAPEGERILGWKPDDLDWMYPNIGEDEVNEPVDIGTVIESFPHPIWMFYLPRICNHCTYPACVAACPRQAIYKREEDGIVLIDAERCEGYQECVKACPYKKTMFNFVARISQKCIGCFPRVEEGLQPQCVITCIGKIRLMGFINPPEGARQENPIDFLVHIKKVALPLYPQTGLEPNVYYIPPINVPLRFLRQMFGQGAEHAVKTYMAMREGKEPELQAVLHLFGSTPYIPHSFAVGPNEVIAYDEKGKEIVRVPLVEPLQYRPHKDEKLDVVRQDIP